A section of the Streptomyces sp. SCL15-4 genome encodes:
- the rsmA gene encoding 16S rRNA (adenine(1518)-N(6)/adenine(1519)-N(6))-dimethyltransferase RsmA has product MTSPTPDALLGPADIRELAAALGVRPTKQRGQNFVIDANTVRRIVRTAGVRPDDVVVEVGPGLGSLTLALLEAADRVTAVEIDDVLAAALPATIAARMPERADRFALVHSDAMHVAELPGPAPTALVANLPYNVAVPVLLHMLDTFPSIERTLVMVQSEVADRLAAAPGNKVYGVPSVKANWYAEVKRAGAIGRNVFWPAPNVDSGLVSLVRRTEPIRTTASKKQVFAVVDAAFAQRRKTLRAALAGWAGSAAAAEAALVAAGVSPQARGEALTVEEFARIAEHKESGK; this is encoded by the coding sequence GTGACCAGCCCCACCCCCGACGCCCTCCTCGGCCCCGCCGACATCCGTGAGCTCGCGGCGGCGCTCGGCGTCCGCCCCACCAAGCAGCGCGGCCAGAACTTCGTGATCGACGCCAACACGGTCCGCCGGATCGTGCGTACCGCCGGGGTCCGCCCCGACGACGTGGTCGTGGAGGTCGGCCCCGGCCTCGGCTCGCTCACCCTCGCCCTGCTGGAGGCCGCCGACCGGGTCACCGCCGTCGAGATCGACGACGTGCTGGCCGCGGCCCTCCCGGCGACCATCGCCGCGCGCATGCCCGAGCGCGCCGACCGGTTCGCGCTGGTCCACTCCGACGCGATGCACGTCGCCGAGCTGCCCGGCCCCGCGCCGACGGCCCTGGTGGCGAACCTGCCGTACAACGTCGCCGTGCCCGTGCTGCTGCACATGCTCGACACCTTCCCGAGCATCGAGCGGACGCTGGTGATGGTGCAGTCCGAGGTCGCCGACCGGCTCGCCGCCGCACCCGGCAACAAGGTGTACGGCGTGCCGTCGGTGAAGGCCAACTGGTACGCCGAGGTGAAGCGGGCCGGAGCCATCGGCCGGAACGTGTTCTGGCCGGCGCCGAACGTCGACAGCGGACTGGTGTCGCTGGTCCGGCGGACCGAGCCGATCCGGACGACCGCCTCGAAGAAGCAGGTCTTCGCGGTGGTCGACGCGGCGTTCGCGCAGCGCCGCAAGACCCTGCGGGCCGCGCTCGCCGGCTGGGCCGGTTCCGCGGCGGCGGCCGAGGCGGCCCTGGTCGCGGCCGGCGTCTCGCCGCAGGCGCGCGGCGAGGCCCTGACGGTCGAGGAGTTCGCGCGGATCGCCGAACACAAGGAGAGCGGCAAGTGA
- a CDS encoding 4-(cytidine 5'-diphospho)-2-C-methyl-D-erythritol kinase, with translation MSVTVRVPAKVNVQLAVGAARPDGFHDLANVFLAVGLYDEVTVTPAEELRITCEGPDAGQVPLDRTNLAARAAIALAGRRGIEPDVHIHIAKDIPVAGGMAGGSADGAGALLACDALWGTGASREELLAICAELGSDVPFSLAGGAALGVGRGERLTELEVGGTFHWVFAMAERGLSTPAVFREFDRLAGGREIPEPVASPDLLAALAKGDADALAAAVSNDLQPAALSLFPELADTLAAGRGAGALAALVSGSGPTTAFLVRDAGSAERVAGVLRASGTCRSVRTAVGAVAGATVL, from the coding sequence GTGAGCGTCACGGTACGCGTCCCGGCCAAGGTCAACGTCCAGCTCGCGGTGGGCGCGGCCCGCCCCGACGGATTCCACGACCTGGCCAACGTCTTCCTCGCCGTCGGCCTGTACGACGAGGTGACGGTCACCCCGGCCGAGGAACTCCGGATCACCTGCGAGGGCCCGGACGCCGGCCAGGTCCCGCTGGACCGCACCAACCTCGCCGCGCGCGCCGCGATCGCCCTCGCCGGACGCCGGGGCATCGAGCCGGACGTGCACATCCACATCGCCAAGGACATCCCGGTCGCCGGCGGCATGGCGGGCGGCAGCGCGGACGGCGCGGGCGCGCTGCTCGCGTGCGACGCGCTGTGGGGCACGGGTGCCTCGCGCGAGGAACTCCTCGCGATCTGCGCCGAGCTGGGCAGCGACGTGCCGTTCAGCCTGGCCGGCGGGGCGGCGCTCGGGGTCGGCCGGGGCGAGCGGCTGACGGAGCTGGAGGTCGGCGGCACCTTCCACTGGGTGTTCGCGATGGCCGAGCGGGGCCTTTCCACCCCGGCGGTGTTCCGCGAGTTCGACCGGCTCGCCGGGGGCCGGGAGATCCCGGAGCCGGTGGCCTCGCCGGACCTGCTGGCGGCGCTGGCGAAGGGCGACGCGGACGCGCTGGCCGCCGCCGTCTCCAACGACCTCCAGCCGGCGGCCCTGTCCCTGTTCCCGGAGCTGGCGGACACGCTGGCGGCGGGGCGCGGCGCGGGCGCGCTGGCCGCGCTGGTCTCCGGGTCCGGTCCCACGACGGCGTTCCTCGTGCGGGACGCCGGGTCGGCGGAGCGGGTGGCCGGGGTCCTGCGGGCGTCGGGGACGTGCAGGTCGGTGCGGACCGCGGTGGGGGCGGTGGCGGGGGCGACGGTTCTCTAG
- a CDS encoding Uma2 family endonuclease has product MTAESVDHRVHWPVPPQDGYTVDDLFTLPDLPPHTELIDGSLVFVSAQRDFHSVVIDLLASELRRTVPRELRVRREMTVVIDRRNGPEPDISIVRAEAVKDPDQTYYKVADVLLAVEVVSPDSEARDRNYKPHKYAAAGIPHYWLVDTAGRDKHPVVQVYERGEATGTYALTGIYHDRVKLSVPFDIDVDLTAIDEF; this is encoded by the coding sequence ATGACCGCCGAGTCCGTAGACCACCGCGTCCACTGGCCGGTGCCGCCGCAGGACGGCTACACCGTGGACGACCTGTTCACGCTGCCGGATCTCCCGCCGCACACCGAGCTGATCGACGGGAGTTTGGTCTTCGTGAGTGCCCAACGGGACTTCCACAGCGTCGTCATCGACCTGCTGGCGAGCGAATTGCGTCGTACCGTGCCACGCGAACTCAGGGTCCGCCGGGAAATGACCGTTGTCATCGACCGCCGCAACGGGCCGGAGCCGGATATCTCGATCGTCCGTGCGGAAGCCGTCAAGGACCCGGATCAGACCTACTACAAGGTCGCCGATGTCCTGCTCGCCGTCGAAGTCGTGTCGCCGGACAGCGAAGCGCGCGACCGCAACTACAAGCCACACAAGTACGCTGCGGCCGGCATCCCCCATTACTGGCTGGTCGACACGGCAGGCCGGGACAAGCATCCTGTCGTCCAGGTGTACGAACGTGGTGAGGCGACCGGCACGTACGCGTTGACCGGCATCTATCACGACCGTGTCAAGTTGTCCGTGCCTTTCGACATCGACGTTGACCTGACTGCCATCGACGAGTTCTGA
- a CDS encoding ABC-F family ATP-binding cassette domain-containing protein, protein MAVNLVNVENVSKVYGTRALLDGVSLGVSEGDRIGVVGRNGDGKTTLIRMLAKLEDADTGRVTHSGGLRTGVLTQHDSLDPAATVRHEVIGDMADHEWAGNAKVRDVLTGLFGGLDLPGFPKGLDTVIGPLSGGERRRIALAKLLIEEQDLIVLDEPTNHLDVEGIAWLAEHLRSRRSALVCVTHDRWFLDQVCTRMWDVQRGAVYEYEGGYSDYVFARAERERIAATEEAKRQNLIRKELAWLRRGAPARTSKPRFRVEAANELIADVPPPRDSGELMKFASSRLGRTVFDLEDVTLQAGPKVLLEHVTWQLGPGDRIGLVGVNGAGKTSLLRAMAAAARTEGEEQPAGGRIAVGRTVKLAYLSQEVAELDPAWRVLEAVQQVRERVDLGKGREMTAGQLCETFGFGKEKQWTPVGDLSGGERRRLQLLRLLMDEPNVLFLDEPTNDLDIETLTQLEDVLDGWPGSMVVISHDRFFVERTTDRVFALLGDGTLRMLPRGIDEYLERRRAMEESAAERPTAAAPKPATAEKSAADQRAAKKELQKIERQLDKISEKESRLHAQIADDATDFAKVAGLDAQLRDLAGEREELELRWLELAEDA, encoded by the coding sequence ATGGCCGTCAACCTGGTCAATGTCGAGAACGTCAGCAAGGTCTACGGCACCCGTGCCCTGCTGGACGGCGTCTCGCTCGGCGTGTCGGAAGGGGACCGGATCGGGGTCGTCGGACGCAACGGCGACGGCAAGACCACCCTCATCCGGATGCTCGCCAAGCTGGAGGACGCCGACACCGGGAGGGTCACGCACTCCGGCGGCCTGCGGACCGGCGTGCTCACCCAGCACGACTCCCTCGACCCCGCCGCCACCGTCCGCCACGAGGTGATCGGCGACATGGCCGACCACGAGTGGGCCGGCAACGCCAAGGTCCGCGACGTGCTGACCGGGCTGTTCGGCGGGCTGGACCTGCCGGGCTTCCCCAAGGGGCTGGACACCGTCATCGGACCGCTCTCCGGCGGCGAGCGGCGCCGCATCGCGCTGGCCAAGCTGCTCATCGAGGAACAGGACCTGATCGTCCTGGACGAGCCCACCAACCACCTCGACGTCGAGGGCATCGCCTGGCTCGCCGAGCACCTGCGCAGCCGGCGCTCGGCGCTCGTCTGCGTCACCCACGACCGGTGGTTCCTGGACCAGGTCTGCACCCGCATGTGGGACGTGCAGCGCGGTGCCGTGTACGAGTACGAGGGCGGCTACTCGGACTACGTCTTCGCGCGCGCCGAGCGCGAGCGGATCGCCGCCACCGAGGAGGCCAAGCGGCAGAACCTGATCCGCAAGGAGCTGGCCTGGCTGCGGCGCGGCGCGCCCGCGCGGACCTCCAAGCCGCGCTTCCGGGTGGAGGCCGCCAACGAGCTGATCGCGGACGTGCCGCCGCCCCGGGACAGCGGCGAGCTGATGAAGTTCGCCTCCTCGCGGCTCGGCAGGACGGTCTTCGACCTGGAGGACGTCACCCTCCAGGCCGGGCCGAAGGTGCTGCTGGAGCACGTCACCTGGCAGCTCGGCCCGGGCGACCGGATCGGCCTGGTCGGCGTCAACGGCGCCGGGAAGACCTCGCTGCTGCGCGCCATGGCCGCCGCCGCCCGCACCGAGGGCGAGGAGCAGCCCGCCGGGGGCCGGATCGCCGTCGGCAGGACCGTCAAGCTGGCCTACCTCTCGCAGGAGGTCGCCGAACTCGACCCGGCCTGGCGGGTGCTGGAGGCCGTGCAGCAGGTCCGCGAGCGCGTCGACCTCGGCAAGGGCCGCGAGATGACGGCCGGGCAGCTGTGCGAGACGTTCGGCTTCGGCAAGGAGAAGCAGTGGACGCCGGTCGGCGACCTCTCCGGCGGCGAGCGGCGGCGGCTCCAGCTGCTGCGGCTGCTCATGGACGAGCCCAACGTCCTCTTCCTGGACGAGCCCACCAACGACCTCGACATCGAGACCCTGACCCAGCTGGAGGACGTCCTCGACGGCTGGCCCGGCTCGATGGTCGTCATCTCCCACGACCGGTTCTTCGTGGAGCGGACGACGGACCGGGTGTTCGCGCTGCTCGGCGACGGCACCCTGCGGATGCTGCCGCGCGGCATCGACGAGTACCTGGAGCGGCGCCGGGCCATGGAGGAGTCGGCCGCCGAGCGGCCCACCGCCGCGGCGCCGAAGCCGGCCACGGCGGAGAAGAGCGCGGCCGACCAGCGTGCCGCGAAGAAGGAACTCCAGAAGATCGAGCGCCAGTTGGACAAGATCTCCGAGAAGGAGAGCCGGCTGCACGCCCAGATCGCCGACGACGCCACCGACTTCGCGAAGGTGGCCGGACTGGACGCCCAGCTGCGGGATCTCGCCGGGGAGCGCGAGGAACTGGAGCTGCGCTGGCTGGAACTGGCGGAGGACGCCTGA
- a CDS encoding PQQ-binding-like beta-propeller repeat protein: protein MTQPPDQPPHGGFGAPQDQPPGPGGFGTPQPPPVPGAFGAPQAPQAPPAQAGFGAPQPPAAPPQPQPGYGYPQQPGPYGAAPGPYGQPQPGPYGYPQQAPQQPGPYGAPQAGYGQPPQPPYPGMPGIPGAAPGGPASRKKTALIIGSAVAALLVIGGTVFAVTGGGDEGGGGKKPVARHSDGPKHSATSSPTTSGGADPDHLNDGRGPGEAKVLWYAPAPDAPASGADAPGMWITGDTAVKAAYKQVFAFGTGDGHTAWGPLSLPQKICAVTPRQSAEDKVVVAYMSGAGEHAKCNQLQQLDLRTGEKGWSGEVADGGLFDSALTIELTVSGKTLMVGRSQSGTAYDIDSGKKLYDKKRYGAACFPAAYAGGTDRLIQVSSCGVGTSGEHEELQELDPANGAVRWTQKLKKGWEVSRAYSVDPLVVYLTNRDKKTWNISSFTKDGKFRSEVTVDEKFAPRCGWAILERELQGCQGVAVDADTLYLPTDATVSANEIVAVGLADGKEKWRVKSPSDRPMYPLKAEGGKLVAYVQPSYDTGGQVVSVPTAGSAHRTTALLRNPQGAADVEGTFYDGVLDWTGGRLFISSGRLSGDDDSKEKLIMAFGN, encoded by the coding sequence ATGACTCAGCCGCCCGACCAGCCGCCGCACGGCGGTTTCGGAGCACCACAGGACCAGCCGCCGGGCCCGGGCGGCTTCGGCACTCCGCAACCTCCGCCCGTCCCGGGCGCCTTCGGCGCGCCTCAGGCCCCGCAGGCGCCGCCGGCCCAGGCCGGTTTCGGCGCGCCCCAGCCGCCCGCCGCGCCCCCGCAGCCCCAGCCGGGCTACGGCTACCCGCAGCAGCCCGGCCCGTACGGGGCCGCTCCGGGCCCCTACGGCCAGCCGCAGCCGGGCCCCTACGGGTATCCGCAGCAGGCACCGCAGCAGCCGGGCCCCTACGGCGCTCCGCAGGCCGGCTACGGTCAGCCGCCGCAGCCGCCGTACCCGGGCATGCCCGGCATACCCGGGGCCGCGCCCGGCGGGCCGGCCTCCAGGAAGAAGACGGCGCTGATCATCGGGTCCGCGGTCGCCGCGCTGCTCGTCATCGGCGGCACGGTCTTCGCGGTCACCGGCGGCGGCGACGAGGGCGGCGGCGGCAAGAAGCCCGTCGCCCGGCACAGCGACGGCCCGAAGCACTCCGCCACCTCCTCGCCGACGACCTCCGGCGGCGCGGACCCGGACCACCTCAACGACGGACGCGGACCCGGAGAGGCCAAGGTGCTCTGGTACGCGCCGGCCCCCGACGCCCCCGCGTCCGGCGCCGACGCGCCCGGCATGTGGATCACCGGCGACACCGCGGTGAAGGCGGCGTACAAGCAGGTCTTCGCCTTCGGCACCGGAGACGGCCACACCGCCTGGGGGCCGCTCTCCCTGCCGCAGAAGATCTGCGCGGTCACCCCGCGGCAGTCGGCCGAGGACAAGGTCGTCGTGGCGTACATGAGCGGCGCCGGCGAGCACGCGAAGTGCAACCAGCTCCAGCAGCTCGACCTGCGCACCGGCGAGAAGGGCTGGAGCGGCGAGGTCGCCGACGGCGGCCTGTTCGACAGCGCGCTGACCATCGAGCTGACGGTCAGCGGCAAGACGCTGATGGTGGGCCGGTCGCAGTCGGGCACCGCGTACGACATCGACAGCGGCAAGAAGCTGTACGACAAGAAGCGCTACGGCGCGGCCTGCTTCCCGGCGGCCTACGCGGGCGGCACCGACCGGCTGATCCAGGTGTCCTCCTGCGGCGTCGGCACCTCCGGCGAGCACGAGGAACTCCAGGAGCTGGACCCGGCGAACGGCGCGGTGCGCTGGACGCAGAAGCTCAAGAAGGGCTGGGAGGTCAGCCGTGCCTACTCGGTCGACCCGCTCGTGGTCTATCTGACCAACCGCGACAAGAAGACCTGGAACATCTCCTCCTTCACCAAGGACGGCAAGTTCCGCTCCGAGGTCACGGTGGACGAGAAGTTCGCTCCCCGCTGCGGCTGGGCGATCCTCGAACGCGAGCTGCAGGGCTGCCAGGGCGTCGCGGTCGACGCGGACACGCTCTACCTGCCCACCGACGCCACCGTCAGCGCCAACGAGATCGTGGCCGTCGGCCTCGCCGACGGCAAGGAGAAGTGGCGGGTGAAGTCCCCGTCCGACCGGCCGATGTACCCGCTGAAGGCCGAGGGCGGCAAGCTCGTCGCGTATGTGCAGCCGTCGTACGACACCGGCGGCCAGGTGGTGTCGGTGCCGACCGCCGGCTCCGCCCACCGGACGACCGCGCTGCTGCGGAACCCGCAGGGCGCCGCCGACGTCGAGGGCACCTTCTACGACGGTGTCCTGGACTGGACCGGCGGGCGGCTGTTCATCTCCTCGGGCCGCCTGTCCGGCGACGACGACTCCAAGGAGAAGCTGATCATGGCCTTCGGCAACTGA
- a CDS encoding PQQ-binding-like beta-propeller repeat protein, protein MTQPPPPPPHQPPQPGSGHPPQPPQPGYGYPPQPPGPGYGPPGAQPHPYAQQPPLQPPSYAPQPGNPYAQPTQPMQGMQPGYGYPGPGQPPTVPMAPRPAAAGGRRNTTLFIVVAAVVAIALIVGGGIWYATSGGDGGHTHDPVSSAGRTGGTSGGSGGTGGTGGTGGGGGKEKAPDDPAAKVLFEVPLPKADDTVVTSGSWLTDTVYAKSGIAEIVGYDPAGGSELWTIKLPGPVCAASDHVNEDGRTAVTFQPKMPAKGSSAGCSQVAAIDLAAGKRLWTKSVDSGDYPVTFQNVTVAQHTVAVGSSDGGAAFDIDSGKALWRPKPGDTCADAGYGGGTRLVAVRKCGSYDDRKLHIQTIDPKTGKVLSEYRMPDGVDYASVVSTDPLVVAADVGDAAGDGSGVSDYFSIDGKTGRLLARIAAPGDTYGGRCDGITRIEGCNQVVAGNGRLYLMTEPHDGKAEYSRTNEIVAFDLGTGKPTGQRAEAGDGYTLSPLRMDGGNLLAYNAPPYNKGGQVLSIDGGTFKAAKLLENPAERTVHEAETSLLPEYAELLFGKGRLYMSAQFAHKPNRTYDKEYLVMAFGTGG, encoded by the coding sequence ATGACCCAGCCGCCCCCGCCGCCACCCCATCAGCCGCCCCAGCCGGGCTCCGGCCACCCGCCGCAGCCGCCCCAGCCGGGCTACGGCTACCCGCCGCAGCCGCCGGGACCCGGATACGGCCCGCCCGGCGCGCAGCCCCACCCCTACGCCCAGCAGCCGCCCCTCCAGCCGCCGTCCTACGCCCCCCAGCCGGGCAACCCCTACGCCCAGCCCACGCAGCCCATGCAGGGAATGCAGCCGGGATACGGATATCCGGGCCCGGGGCAGCCGCCGACCGTGCCGATGGCGCCGCGGCCCGCGGCGGCCGGCGGCCGGCGCAACACCACCCTGTTCATCGTGGTGGCGGCGGTCGTCGCCATCGCGCTGATCGTCGGCGGCGGCATCTGGTACGCCACGTCCGGCGGCGACGGCGGCCACACGCACGACCCCGTCTCCTCCGCCGGCCGGACCGGCGGCACGAGCGGCGGCTCCGGCGGCACCGGTGGCACCGGTGGCACCGGCGGCGGTGGCGGCAAGGAGAAGGCGCCGGACGACCCGGCCGCCAAGGTGCTCTTCGAGGTGCCGCTGCCCAAGGCCGACGACACGGTCGTCACCTCCGGCTCCTGGCTGACCGACACCGTGTACGCCAAGAGCGGCATCGCGGAGATCGTCGGCTACGACCCGGCCGGCGGCTCCGAGCTGTGGACGATCAAGCTGCCCGGCCCGGTCTGCGCGGCCAGCGACCACGTCAACGAGGACGGCCGGACGGCGGTCACCTTCCAGCCGAAGATGCCCGCGAAGGGCTCCTCCGCGGGATGCAGCCAGGTCGCCGCGATCGACCTCGCCGCGGGCAAGCGGCTGTGGACGAAGTCGGTCGACTCCGGCGACTACCCGGTCACCTTCCAGAACGTGACCGTCGCCCAGCACACGGTCGCGGTCGGCAGCTCCGACGGCGGCGCAGCGTTCGACATCGACTCCGGCAAGGCGCTGTGGCGGCCGAAGCCGGGCGACACCTGCGCCGACGCCGGGTACGGCGGCGGCACCCGGCTGGTCGCGGTCCGCAAGTGCGGCTCGTACGACGACCGGAAGCTGCACATCCAGACCATCGACCCGAAGACCGGCAAGGTGCTCTCCGAGTACCGGATGCCCGACGGCGTCGACTACGCCTCCGTCGTCTCCACCGACCCGCTGGTGGTGGCCGCCGACGTCGGCGACGCCGCCGGCGACGGCAGCGGTGTCTCGGACTACTTCTCCATCGACGGCAAGACCGGCCGGCTGCTCGCCCGCATCGCCGCGCCCGGCGACACCTACGGGGGCCGCTGCGACGGCATCACCCGTATCGAGGGCTGCAACCAGGTCGTCGCCGGCAACGGCAGGCTCTACCTGATGACCGAGCCGCACGACGGCAAGGCCGAGTACAGCAGGACGAACGAGATCGTCGCCTTCGACCTCGGGACCGGCAAGCCGACCGGGCAGCGCGCCGAGGCCGGCGACGGCTACACGCTCTCCCCGCTGCGCATGGACGGCGGCAACCTGCTGGCCTACAACGCGCCGCCGTACAACAAGGGCGGCCAGGTCCTCAGCATCGACGGCGGCACCTTCAAGGCGGCCAAGCTGCTGGAGAACCCGGCCGAGCGCACCGTGCACGAGGCGGAGACCAGCCTGCTGCCCGAGTACGCCGAGCTGCTCTTCGGCAAGGGCCGGCTGTACATGTCGGCCCAGTTCGCCCACAAGCCCAACCGGACGTACGACAAGGAGTACCTGGTGATGGCGTTCGGTACGGGCGGCTGA
- a CDS encoding helix-turn-helix transcriptional regulator: MGVRLMVVDDHRLLAEALASALKLRGHRVLAAAAPAAGAADLVITRAPEVCLLGTAAPAEPGVFDPIVKIKRERPQVAVVVLGPVPSPRGIAAAFASGASGYVRHDERIEGVERAIMKARAGEAAVAPQLLQGAFGELLNPAAQPDDEAQRLLEMLTPREVEVLVRVADGEDTRLIAAGMGIAPSTARTHVQRVLMKLGVGSRLEAAALAARTGLLERAGPRRGTDLA; encoded by the coding sequence ATGGGAGTGCGGCTCATGGTCGTCGACGACCATCGCCTGCTCGCGGAGGCGCTGGCGTCGGCGCTGAAGCTGCGCGGGCACCGGGTGCTCGCCGCGGCGGCGCCGGCCGCGGGCGCGGCGGACCTGGTGATCACGCGGGCACCCGAGGTGTGCCTGCTGGGCACGGCGGCCCCGGCCGAACCGGGCGTCTTCGACCCGATCGTCAAGATCAAGCGGGAGCGTCCGCAGGTGGCGGTGGTGGTGCTGGGCCCGGTGCCGTCGCCGCGCGGTATCGCGGCGGCCTTCGCGTCCGGCGCGTCGGGGTACGTACGGCACGACGAGCGGATCGAGGGCGTCGAGCGGGCCATCATGAAGGCCCGCGCCGGGGAGGCGGCGGTGGCACCGCAGCTGCTCCAGGGCGCGTTCGGCGAGCTGCTGAACCCGGCGGCGCAGCCCGATGACGAGGCCCAGCGGCTGCTGGAGATGCTGACCCCGCGCGAGGTGGAGGTCCTGGTCCGGGTCGCCGACGGCGAGGACACCCGGCTGATCGCGGCGGGCATGGGCATCGCCCCCAGCACCGCCCGCACCCACGTCCAGCGGGTCCTGATGAAACTGGGTGTGGGTTCGAGACTGGAGGCGGCGGCCCTGGCCGCCCGCACCGGCCTACTGGAACGGGCGGGCCCGCGACGCGGCACGGACCTGGCCTAG
- a CDS encoding sodium:solute symporter family protein: protein MQTPTYAPTYLAAELRLPTNWLDYTILAIYFVVVLGIGLAARRSVKTSLDFFLSGRSLPAWITGLAFISANLAATEILGMAANSAQYGAYTVHWYWIGAIPAMVFLGLVMMPFYYGSKVRSVPEFLLLRFDKAAHLLSSVLFAFAAILIAGVNLYALAIVVEALLGWPQWVAIVVAGAFVLAYITLGGLSSAIYNEVLQFFVILAALIPITVLGLKKVGGWDGLTDKLTAQHGADFTTAWGGTGIGQANPLGANWLTIVLGLGFVLSFGYWTTNFAEVQRALSAKNLSAGQRTPLIAAFPKIFIVFLVMIPGLVAAALVPKIGTAKSGLQYNDAIPYLMQELLPNGVLGIAVTGLLAAFMAGMAANVSSFNTVFTTDIWAKYVVRDREDGYYVRFGRLITVIGVCASVGTAFLASSFSNIMSYLQTLFSFFNVPMFVVFIVGMFWKRASAKSGFWGLLAGTTAAMINYFVFYKKGIISIPSDQGANFVSAIAGFVAGAVVMIAVSLFTKPKPAQELQGLVYGTRSPGMSEPPAEGDDAWYRKPALLGWGAVVLAAACYIPFSF, encoded by the coding sequence ATGCAAACCCCCACATACGCCCCCACCTATCTGGCGGCGGAGCTACGGCTCCCCACCAACTGGCTGGACTACACGATCCTGGCGATCTACTTCGTCGTCGTCCTCGGCATCGGCCTCGCCGCCCGCCGCTCGGTCAAGACCAGCCTCGACTTCTTCCTCTCCGGACGCTCGCTGCCCGCCTGGATCACCGGCCTCGCCTTCATCTCGGCGAACCTGGCGGCCACCGAGATCCTCGGCATGGCGGCCAACAGCGCCCAGTACGGCGCCTACACCGTCCACTGGTACTGGATCGGCGCCATCCCCGCCATGGTCTTCCTCGGCCTGGTGATGATGCCCTTCTACTACGGCAGCAAGGTCCGCTCGGTCCCCGAGTTCCTGCTGCTGCGTTTCGACAAGGCCGCCCACCTGCTCAGCTCGGTCCTCTTCGCGTTCGCCGCGATCCTCATCGCGGGCGTCAACCTCTACGCCCTCGCGATCGTCGTCGAGGCCCTGCTCGGCTGGCCGCAGTGGGTCGCCATCGTCGTCGCCGGCGCCTTCGTGCTCGCGTACATCACCCTGGGCGGCCTGTCCTCGGCGATCTACAACGAGGTGCTCCAGTTCTTCGTCATCCTCGCCGCGCTCATCCCCATCACCGTCCTCGGCCTGAAGAAGGTCGGCGGCTGGGACGGCCTGACCGACAAGCTCACCGCGCAGCACGGCGCCGACTTCACCACGGCCTGGGGCGGCACCGGCATCGGCCAGGCCAACCCGCTCGGCGCCAACTGGCTCACCATCGTCCTCGGCCTCGGCTTCGTGCTCTCCTTCGGCTACTGGACCACCAACTTCGCCGAGGTGCAGCGCGCCCTGTCCGCGAAGAACCTCTCCGCCGGGCAGCGCACCCCGCTCATCGCCGCCTTCCCGAAGATCTTCATCGTCTTCCTGGTGATGATCCCGGGCCTGGTCGCCGCCGCGCTCGTGCCGAAGATCGGCACCGCGAAGTCCGGGCTCCAGTACAACGACGCCATCCCCTACCTGATGCAGGAGCTGCTGCCCAACGGCGTGCTCGGCATCGCCGTCACCGGTCTGCTGGCGGCCTTCATGGCGGGCATGGCGGCGAACGTGTCGTCGTTCAACACCGTGTTCACCACCGACATCTGGGCCAAGTACGTGGTGCGCGACCGCGAGGACGGCTACTACGTGCGGTTCGGCCGGCTGATCACCGTGATCGGCGTCTGCGCCTCCGTCGGCACGGCGTTCCTGGCGTCCTCGTTCTCGAACATCATGAGCTATCTGCAGACGCTGTTCTCCTTCTTCAACGTGCCGATGTTCGTCGTCTTCATCGTCGGCATGTTCTGGAAGCGCGCGTCCGCCAAGTCCGGCTTCTGGGGCCTGCTCGCCGGCACCACCGCGGCGATGATCAACTACTTCGTCTTCTACAAGAAGGGCATCATCTCCATCCCCTCCGACCAGGGCGCCAACTTCGTCTCCGCGATCGCGGGCTTCGTCGCCGGCGCGGTCGTGATGATCGCGGTGTCCCTGTTCACCAAGCCGAAGCCGGCACAGGAGCTGCAGGGCCTGGTCTACGGCACCCGCTCCCCCGGCATGTCCGAACCGCCCGCCGAGGGCGACGACGCCTGGTACCGCAAGCCGGCCCTGCTGGGCTGGGGAGCGGTCGTCCTGGCCGCCGCCTGCTACATCCCGTTCTCGTTCTGA